The window GGCCATCCAGTCGACCATCAGGATTGCGGCCATGATCCATGCGGCCGCGACGGCTCTCGATACAATGTCAAATCGCTCTTCCGTGCATTCGAACTTGCAAACTCCGTTCATTTCCCACCCGCAACCCCTCTCAGGAGCTAACTGAAAACATGGTCACGATTGGTACGAAGCTGCCCGCCTTCGATCTTCAGGCCGTCGTCTCGAACGAGCCTAAGACCGCCTTCTCACGCATCACGGAAGCAAGCGACGCTGGCAAATGGAAGGTGATCTTCTTCTGGCCGAAGGACTTCACGTTCGTCTGTCCGACCGAGATCGCGGCCTTTGGTGCATTGAATAACGAATTCTCCGATCGTGACGCGGTTATCTACGGCGTCTCGACCGACAGCGAGTATGTTCATCTCGCCTGGCGGCAGAGCCGTGCCGATCTCAAGACCATCCCGTTCCCGATGCTCGCCGACATCAAGCGAGACCTGAGCATCGCTCTGGGCGTGTTGCATCCCCAGGAAGGCGTGTGCCTGCGTGCCACGCTGATCGCCGATCCGGACAATGTGATCCGCTTCGTCTCCGTCAATGACCTTTCTGTCGGCCGCAATCCGCAAGAAGTCTTACGCGTTCTCGACGCGCTGCAGACCGACGAACTGTGTCCCTGCAATTGGCAGAAGGGTGACGCGGTGCTCGACGCAGCCTGACCGGAGATGAAGGGTATGGACGCAAACTCGCACAATGGGGCCGAGAGAGCGACGCGGTTTTCCGCGGCTTTATCGCGAGCGAGAACTGGGGACGACACGACCTGGCGGAGGACCACCGAGGCAGCCAATGCAGCCTATGCGACGGGTGACCTCCGCCATGCCATCGACCTTTATCGTGAGGCGCTCGATGAAGCGGAACGGTTGTTCGCAGCCGCCTCGTTCTCAAGCGTGCCCGTCCCGGTCATCTACAACATCTCCTGCCACAATCTAGCTGAGATTGTCGAACGTTCGGGCGATGAAGGGGCCGCCGAAGACTTCTTGGTTAGGGCCTACGATAAGCTGCTTGCAAGCGCGGCGTCTCCTGAGACGCCGCTGCCGCTCCGGCTCGATTGTGTGCGGCATTTGAAGCATGCGTTGGCACAGCTTGTTCAACACCTGCGCCGGCGGGCAGCGCCGGATGCACGAATCGCGCGCTATGTAGATACCGCGAAGACGACCGCATTCGCTGTCTTTCACGCCGCAAAACATGCCGAGATTGCAGACCTAAACTGCGATCACTGCGCCGTCCGGCCATCGTGACCGACACGGCTTAACCTCAATCGACGAAGGATACTCTCGTGTTTCAGCTTCCGACCCTGCCTTACTCCATCGATGCGCTTGCGCCCTATATGTCCGCCGAGACCCTCGAATTTCATCACGGCAAACATCACAAGGCTTATGTCGACAAGCTCAACGAACTGACGGCGAATGGCCCCTATAGGGGAATGGGTCTTGAAACCATCATCAAGGCCAGCGCAGACAGACCCGCCGACCGCACGCTTTTCAATCAGGCTGGTCAGCACTGGAACCACAGTCACTTCTGGCTCGGCATGAAGAAAAACGGTGGCGGCTCGATCCCGGGCAACCTTGAAAAGCAGATCGCGTCAGATTTTGGCTCAATCGAAAAATTCAAGGAAGATTTCAAGGCCGCCTGTATCGCCCAGTTCGGCAGCGGTTGGGCGTGGCTCGTCTTCGACGGTGAAAAGCTCGCTGTTACCAAAACCGGCAATGCCGATACGCCACTGACCGAAGGCCATGCCGCATTGCTGACCTGCGACGTATGGGAACACTCCTATTACATCGACTATCGCAATCTTCGCCCGAAATACGTCGATGCGTTCCTGTCGAATCTCGTCAATTGGGAGGCTGTGACGGAGCGGTATGAACGGGCCGTTGGATAATTCGGACATCTCCGGCAGACCATAGGAAATAGAGAAGCTAGTCACGGTTCTGGTGCGACCCGGAATAACGCAAGACGGTAGAATGAATCTCGATGCAATGTTCGATCATGCTGCGGCCGGTACCGCGCCGATCGCGTCGATTAGCATTCGACGGCCTGACGACTGGCATGTGCATCTGCGCGATGGCGCGTTGTTAAGAGCGATTCTGCCGTTCACGGCCGCTCAATTCGCGCGGGGCAATATCATGCCGAATCTCACGCCGCCGGTGACGACGCCTGCCGCCGCCAAGGCGTATCGTGAACGTATCCTGGCCGCGCGGCCGGCCGGCTCGGATTTCCAGCCGTTGATGACTTGCTACCTGACCGACGCGACCATGCATGACGAGATTGAGCGAGGCTACGCCGAAGGCATATGGATCGCAGCCAAGCTCTATCCCGCCGGGGCGACGACGAACGCCCACCACGGCGTCACCGACATCCCGGCGCTGTCTCCCGTGCTGGAGCGCATGGAAAAGATCGGGATGCCGGTCCTGATCCACGGCGAGTCGACCGATCCGGAAATCGACATCTTCGACCGCGAGGCAGTCTTCATGGAGCAAAGCCTGTTTCCACTACTAAAGCGACACCCAGGACTCAAGGTCGTGATCGAACATGCCACCATGGCGGAGACGCTGGATATCGTACGTGCCCATTCGCTGCGGATGGCCGCGACGATCACGCCGCATCACCTCGTCATCAACCGCACGTCGATTTTCCAAGGCGGATTGCAGCCGCATCTGTATTGTCTGCCAGTCGCCAAGCGCGAGCGGCATCGCGTGGCCTTGCGCAAGGCCGCAACGTCCGGCGAGAGTTGTTTCTTCATCGGGACCGACACGGCGCCCCATCTACGCTCACGAAAAGAAGCCGAATGCTGCGCGGCCGGTGTATTCGGCGGCGCGACTGCACTACAAACGTACGTTCACGTCTTTGACGAGGAAGGCGCGCTGGACCATTTCGAAGCGTTTGCGTCCCTGAATGGCGCCCGCTTCTATGGGCTTGCGCCTAACGCGGGCACCCTTGTGCTTGAGCGACGTGAATGCCGTGTCATGCCAACAGTACCGATAGATAATGATGAGGTCGTCGTATTTCGAGGCGGCGTCACCTTGCCATGGTCTATCGGGCTCGTCACAGTGGCAGATTGACCAGATCGTTCAGATGACGGAACACCCTGACGTCGTCAGCTTGCACAAGCGAGGAGCAAAATCAGGGTCACGCCGTCTGTCGAATGATGAAAAGACCGGAGAATGTCGGCTACCCGAAAATCAAAAGTTATAGCCGAATCGGAGAACCGCCTGCGCGCGTTCGAAATTGCTCAGATCGAGTGAGGTGAAGGTGGCGTGTGATGTCCGGCCCCATACCTGAAGGCCCCACGCGGCAGCCATCCACGCGCGGTCGTTGAACTTCATGTAAAAGGTCGGCCCGACGAACAGGGCCTGGCCGCTGAGCGCGTCCAGCCCTAGACCGACCGCCGTCACATTGCGTCTTTTTTGGGGCGCACGAAGATGTGCCTTGCGCTCCGATCAGCCTCGTTATTGCCAACTTCGCCCGGCACTT is drawn from Bradyrhizobium prioriisuperbiae and contains these coding sequences:
- a CDS encoding peroxiredoxin, which encodes MVTIGTKLPAFDLQAVVSNEPKTAFSRITEASDAGKWKVIFFWPKDFTFVCPTEIAAFGALNNEFSDRDAVIYGVSTDSEYVHLAWRQSRADLKTIPFPMLADIKRDLSIALGVLHPQEGVCLRATLIADPDNVIRFVSVNDLSVGRNPQEVLRVLDALQTDELCPCNWQKGDAVLDAA
- a CDS encoding superoxide dismutase, with the translated sequence MFQLPTLPYSIDALAPYMSAETLEFHHGKHHKAYVDKLNELTANGPYRGMGLETIIKASADRPADRTLFNQAGQHWNHSHFWLGMKKNGGGSIPGNLEKQIASDFGSIEKFKEDFKAACIAQFGSGWAWLVFDGEKLAVTKTGNADTPLTEGHAALLTCDVWEHSYYIDYRNLRPKYVDAFLSNLVNWEAVTERYERAVG
- the pyrC gene encoding dihydroorotase, translated to MNLDAMFDHAAAGTAPIASISIRRPDDWHVHLRDGALLRAILPFTAAQFARGNIMPNLTPPVTTPAAAKAYRERILAARPAGSDFQPLMTCYLTDATMHDEIERGYAEGIWIAAKLYPAGATTNAHHGVTDIPALSPVLERMEKIGMPVLIHGESTDPEIDIFDREAVFMEQSLFPLLKRHPGLKVVIEHATMAETLDIVRAHSLRMAATITPHHLVINRTSIFQGGLQPHLYCLPVAKRERHRVALRKAATSGESCFFIGTDTAPHLRSRKEAECCAAGVFGGATALQTYVHVFDEEGALDHFEAFASLNGARFYGLAPNAGTLVLERRECRVMPTVPIDNDEVVVFRGGVTLPWSIGLVTVAD